In Candidatus Accumulibacter cognatus, the genomic window GGGCAACTATCTCTACGGTGCCTTCGGCCGCGATTTCACCACGCTCGACGGCAAGCGCCTGATGGTCGTCGGTCTCACCAGCATGCAGTGGCATTGCCTGATCAAGGCCACTGGCCTGCAAGAGGCCATCGCGGCACTCGGCACCCGGTTGGGTCTCGACCTCGAAGACGAAGGTCATCGCTTCCGTGCCCGACAACAGATTGCTGCGCTGCTCGAACCGTGGTTCCATGCACGCACGCTCGCCGAAGCCGCCACCATCCTCGATGCCCACCGTGTCAGCTGGGGTCCCTATCGCAGTGTGCGTGAAACCATTGCCTGCGACCCCGATTGCTCGACCGACAATCCGCTGTTCACCATGACCGAACAACCCGGGATTGGCGCCTACCTGATGCCCGCAACACCGCTCCAATTCAGCCGCGTGCCACGCCTGCCGGCGACGCCGGCGCCACGCCTTGGCGAACACACCGACCAGATCCTGCTCGAAATCCTCGGTTTGAGCGAGGCTGAGGTCGGCCGCCTGCACGACGCGCGCGTCGTTGCCGGTCCGGATTGAAAACCGCTGTGTCAACGCCGTCGACTCCACCCGCATTTCTTTCGTCAGGGATAACCGCCATGAAGCTACCCATTCATTTCTACAAGCCACTCGCCATCGGCGCTCCACAGCCCCTGCGTGAACTGCCGGTGCGGCCGGAACGGATGATCCATTTCTTTCCGCCGCACATCGAGAAGATTCGTGCCAAGGCGCCCGAAACCGCGAGGTCTTGTGACGTCATGTGCGGCAACCTCGAGGATGCCATTCCCATCGATGCCAAGGACGCAGCGCGCGCCGGTTTCATCGAACTGCTGAGCAAGCATGACTTCGGTGATACCGCGATGTGGGTGCGCGTCAATGCCTTGAACAGCCCGTGGATACTCGACGACCTCGAACAAATCATCAGACATGTCGGCAACAAACTCGATGTGATCATGATTCCCAAGGTTGAAGGCGCGTGGGACATTCATTTCGTCGACCAGTACGTCGCACTGCTCGAAGCCAAGTACGCAGTCAGGAAACCGATTCTGCTGCATGCCCTGCTCGAAACCGCGCAGGGCGTGACCAATGTCGAATCCATTTGCGGTGCCAGTCCGCGCATGCATGGACTGAGTCTCGGCCCGGCAGACCTGGCCGCCTCGCGCGGCATGAAGACCACCCGCGTCGGAGGTGGTCACCCCGGCTACGGCGTCCTTGCCGACCCCGAACCCGGCCAGAACCAGCGTGCCTTCTTCCAACAGGACCTCTGGCATTACACCGTTGCGCGTATGGTCGATGCCGCGGTGGCACATGGTCTGCGATCGTTCTACGGTCCCTTTGGCGACCTCAAGGACGAAGCCGCCTGCGAGGCGCAGTTCCGCAATGCCTTCCTGATGGGTTGCTCTGGCGCCTGGTCGCTGGCACCGAACCAGATCGCCATCGCCAAGCGCGTCTTCAGCCCCGACGTCAAGGAAGTGCTGTTCGCCAAGCGCATTCTCGAAGCGATGCCCGACGGCAGTGGTGTGGCGACGATCGACGGTAAAATGCAGGACGATGCGACCTGGAAACAGGCCAGGGTGATTGTCGATCTGGCGCGCCTGGTGGCCAGGCGAGACCCGGAACTGGCTGCTGCATATGGACTGTAGGATCTTCTTTCAACACCTTGGGGAGAGCGTTCAGTGAGCGAAAAAACCAGACATGGCAACTTTTTCGAAGATTTCCGCGTCGGGCAGAAGATTGCGCACGCCACACCGCGGACCCTCACCGAGGGCGACGTGGCACTGTACACCGCCTTGACCGGTTCGCGCTTCGCCACCTCAGCCGACACCTTCGCGCACAGCATAGGCTTCCCGCGGGCACCCATAGACGATCTGCTGACCTTTAACATGGTCTATGGCCGAACCGTGCCGGACATTTCGCTTAGTGCCATCGCCAACCTCGGTTACGCGATTGGCCGCTTCGGCCATCCAGTCTATCCGGGCGACACGCTCAGCGCCGATTCGACCGTGATCGGGCTCAAGGAGAACAGCGACGGCAAGACCGGTATCGTTTATGTGCGTTCGTGTGGAGTCAACCAACGCGGGCAGATCGCCCTCGATTACTGTAGCTGGTTCATGGTCCACAAGCGCGACCCGGCTTCGCCGCCTCCGGAAACCGTCGTGCCGGAACTGCCAACCGCCGTCGCGGCTGGTGATCTGCGGGTTCCGACCGGGATCAGGATTGAACAGTACGACACCGCCTTGTCCGGTAGCACCGACCTCTGGAATGACTATGAGGTCGGCGAATGCATCGACCACGTGGACGGAATGACCATCGAAGAAAGCGAACACATGATGGCCACCCGTCTGTACCAGAACAACGCGCGCTTACACTTCAACCAGCAGGCCGCAACAACCGGCCGCTTCGGACGCCGCCTGATCTACGGTGGCCACATCCTCAGCCTGGCGCGCTCGCTTTCCTTCAACGGGCTGGCCAATGCCTTCAGTATCGCAGCGATCAACGGTGGCCGGCATGTCGCGCCCGCCTTTGCTAGTGATACGATCTACGCTTGGTCGGAGGTGCTCGAACAACTGATCGTGCCGGGACGCAATGACATCGGCGCGCTGCGGCTGCGTACCGTCGCGACCAGGGACCAGCCCTGCGCGGATTTTCCCTACCAGACTGCCGATGGCCGTTACGATCCGAGCGTGCTGCTTGACTTCGACTATACGGTGCTGATCCCGAGAAGAGAGTAGCCGCGGCGAGGGTTGTCGCATTGCTTCCCCCGCCTACCTCTTCTCCTTTCCTCCTTGCAATAAGTTCGGCCATACGCCGCGGTATCGTTGTTTTCATCAGACTCGAACTCAGCTATGCTGCGCGAACGTCGAAAGAACGATGTAAACCAATGGAGGAATTATGTTCCAAGTCCGAATACACGGTCGCGGTGGCCAGGGTGTGGTGACGGCTGCCGAGATGTTGTCTATTGCTGCCTTTGAGGAAGGCCGCCACGCACAGGCCTTCCCGAGCTTCGGTTCCGAACGTACCGGTGCCCCGGTAGTCGCCTTCTGCCGTATCGCCGACCAGGAGATCCGGCTACGCGAACCGATCATGGAACCCGATGCCCTGATCATTCAGGACCCGACGCTGCTGTTCCAGGTCGATGTCTTCTCCGGCCTGAAAAAGGGCGGTTACATCCTGATCAACACCACCCGCAGTTTCGATGAACTGGGTCTTGGCGATTTCCTCCGCGATTGGCCGAAGGAGAGATTGTGCACGGTCCCGGCTACCGATCTCAGTCGCAAGCATGTCGGTCGTCCGATGCCCAATGTCCCCTTGCTCGCCGGTTTTGCGGCCGCATCAGGCATCATCCGGCTGGAGTCGGTGATCATGGCGATCAACGACAAATTCTCCGAAAAGGTGGCCAGCAACAATATCACTGCCGCTACCGAAGCTTATCAGTTCGTCCTCGACGAAATCGAGAGCATACGTCAAGAGGAGGCCGCACATGCTTAAGCAGACCGAAGGTTCACACGCCGTTGCCGAGGCCGTCGCCCTGTGCCGGCCCGAGGTGATCTGCGCCTACCCCATTTCACCTCAGACGCACATCGTCGAAGGCCTTGGCGAGATGGTCAAGGCCGGCGAGGTCGAAAACTGCGAGTTCATCAACGTTGAGTCCGAGTTTGCCGCGATGAGCGTTGCCATTGGCTCATCGGCCACCGGTGCCCGCACCTACACCGCCACTGCTTCGCAGGGCCTGCTGTTCATGGTCGAAGCCGTATTCAACGCTTCCGGCCTTGGCCTGCCAATCGTGATGACCGTTGCCAACCGCGCCATCGGCGCACCGATCAATATCTGGAACGACCACTCGGATTCCCTCTCGCAGCGCGACTGCGGCTGGATCCAGTTGTTCGCCGAGACCAACCAGGAAGCGCTCGATCTGCACATCCAGGCCTTCAAGCTGGCTGAGGAAGTCAGTCTGCCGGTGATGGTCTGCATGGATGGCTTCATCCTGACGCACGCTTACGAGCGGGTTGACATTCCCACCCAGGAGCAGGTCGACGCTTTCCTGCCGCCTTACGAACCCCGCCAGGCGCTTGACCCCAGGGAGCCGGTGTCCATTGGCGCGATGGTTGGTCCCGAGGCTTTCGCGGAGGTCCGCTACCTCGCGCACGCCAAGCAGATGCAGGCGCTTGGACTGATCCCGAAAATGGCCGAGCAGTTCAGAACGGCATTCGGTCGTGAGTCGGGCGGCCTGACGCGTTCGTATCTGACCGAGGATGCTGAAACCATCGTCGTGGCGATGGGTTCGGTACTGGGAACGATCAAGGACACTGTCGACGAAATGCGTGCTGCCGGCGAGAAGATCGGCGTGCTGGGAATCACTTCCTACCGGCCTTTCCCGATCGACAGCGTTCGGGCTGCGCTGCAGAATGCGCAGCGCGTGGTGGTGCTCGAGAAGAGCCTGGCAGTCGGCATCGGCGGCATTCTGTCTACCGACGTGCGCATGGCGATGTCGGGCCTGCAATTGCACGGCCACACCGTCGTCGCCGGACTCGGCGGGCGGGCGATCACCCGCAAATCCCTGCGCGGGCTGTTTGCCAAGGCTGCTCGCGGCGAACTCGAACATCTGACCTTCCTCGATCTCGACTGGAACGTGGTCAACAAGCAGCTCGAACGCGAGCGCACCACGCGCCGTTCGGGTCCGGCAGCCGAAAGCATGCTGCGCGACGTGGGCGTCATTGCCGCCCGTATTGGCTGAGGAATCGACGATGAGCTTCCAACCCCTTCATTTCTACCAGACCGGCACCTTCACCATCGGCAACCGCCTTCTCGACGAAGAAGACCGGACGGTGCAGTCCGACATCCGCCGCACCAATTCACTCAATTCGGGGCATCGCGCCTGCCAGGGCTGTGGTGAAGCACTCGGCGCGCGTTTTGCCATCGATGCGGCGATGAATGCCGCGCGTGGCCGACTGATTGCGGCCAATGCCACCGGTTGCCTTGAAGTCTTCTCGACCCCCTACCCCGAGACCTCGTGGCAGATCCCCTGGATTCACTCGCTCTTCGGCAACACCGCCGCGGTCGCCACCGGCATCGCTGCTGCGATCAAGGTGAAAAGACAAAAAGGCGAGATGGCTGATGTCCGCGTCGTTGCCCAGGGTGGCGACGGTGGCACCACCGACATCGGTTTCGGCTGCCTGTCGGGAATGTTCGAGCGCAATGACGATGTCTTGTACATCTGCTACGACAACGGCGGCTACATGAACACCGGCGTGCAGCGCAGTTCGGCGACGCCGCCGGCAGCCCGCACGGCGACCACCATGCCGGTCGGTCCGGAGCCCGGCAACGTCTTCGGCCAGGGCAAATTCGTTCCGGCAATTGCCATGGCGCATGAGATTCCTTACGTCGCGACGGCGACCGTTGCGGGCCTGCACGACCTCGAATACAAGGTCACCAAGGCCATGGGCATGCGCGGCGCACGCTACATCCACATCCTGGTGCCCTGCCCTCTTGGCTGGGGCGCGGCCTCGCAGGACACCATCAAGCTGGCACGCCTGGCCAAGGAAACCGGCATCTTCCCGGTTTTCGAAGCGGAACACGGCGAGGTCACCGGCGTCCTGAAAATCCGCCGGCAACAGCCAGTCGAGGAATACCTGCGACTGCAGAAACGCTATGCCCACCTGTTCGGCAAGGCGCCGGCAGTGGCAACGATCGCCCGCTTGCAAGCGGCGGCGGACAAGAACATTCGCAAGTACGGACTGCTTGACCAGGAGGCGAACTGATGGAAAAACCCTTTGCCATAACCCTAGATCCCGGCTCTTCGCTGGCCAACCGCACCGGCTCGTGGCGCACGTCCAGGCCGGTGTATGTTGACCGCCTGCCGCCCTGCAACAATCAATGCCCGGCCGGTGAGGACATCCAGGGCTGGC contains:
- a CDS encoding CoA ester lyase, encoding MKLPIHFYKPLAIGAPQPLRELPVRPERMIHFFPPHIEKIRAKAPETARSCDVMCGNLEDAIPIDAKDAARAGFIELLSKHDFGDTAMWVRVNALNSPWILDDLEQIIRHVGNKLDVIMIPKVEGAWDIHFVDQYVALLEAKYAVRKPILLHALLETAQGVTNVESICGASPRMHGLSLGPADLAASRGMKTTRVGGGHPGYGVLADPEPGQNQRAFFQQDLWHYTVARMVDAAVAHGLRSFYGPFGDLKDEAACEAQFRNAFLMGCSGAWSLAPNQIAIAKRVFSPDVKEVLFAKRILEAMPDGSGVATIDGKMQDDATWKQARVIVDLARLVARRDPELAAAYGL
- a CDS encoding MaoC family dehydratase; translated protein: MSEKTRHGNFFEDFRVGQKIAHATPRTLTEGDVALYTALTGSRFATSADTFAHSIGFPRAPIDDLLTFNMVYGRTVPDISLSAIANLGYAIGRFGHPVYPGDTLSADSTVIGLKENSDGKTGIVYVRSCGVNQRGQIALDYCSWFMVHKRDPASPPPETVVPELPTAVAAGDLRVPTGIRIEQYDTALSGSTDLWNDYEVGECIDHVDGMTIEESEHMMATRLYQNNARLHFNQQAATTGRFGRRLIYGGHILSLARSLSFNGLANAFSIAAINGGRHVAPAFASDTIYAWSEVLEQLIVPGRNDIGALRLRTVATRDQPCADFPYQTADGRYDPSVLLDFDYTVLIPRRE
- a CDS encoding 2-oxoacid:acceptor oxidoreductase family protein, producing the protein MFQVRIHGRGGQGVVTAAEMLSIAAFEEGRHAQAFPSFGSERTGAPVVAFCRIADQEIRLREPIMEPDALIIQDPTLLFQVDVFSGLKKGGYILINTTRSFDELGLGDFLRDWPKERLCTVPATDLSRKHVGRPMPNVPLLAGFAAASGIIRLESVIMAINDKFSEKVASNNITAATEAYQFVLDEIESIRQEEAAHA
- the porA gene encoding pyruvate ferredoxin oxidoreductase, coding for MLKQTEGSHAVAEAVALCRPEVICAYPISPQTHIVEGLGEMVKAGEVENCEFINVESEFAAMSVAIGSSATGARTYTATASQGLLFMVEAVFNASGLGLPIVMTVANRAIGAPINIWNDHSDSLSQRDCGWIQLFAETNQEALDLHIQAFKLAEEVSLPVMVCMDGFILTHAYERVDIPTQEQVDAFLPPYEPRQALDPREPVSIGAMVGPEAFAEVRYLAHAKQMQALGLIPKMAEQFRTAFGRESGGLTRSYLTEDAETIVVAMGSVLGTIKDTVDEMRAAGEKIGVLGITSYRPFPIDSVRAALQNAQRVVVLEKSLAVGIGGILSTDVRMAMSGLQLHGHTVVAGLGGRAITRKSLRGLFAKAARGELEHLTFLDLDWNVVNKQLERERTTRRSGPAAESMLRDVGVIAARIG
- a CDS encoding pyruvate ferredoxin oxidoreductase, whose protein sequence is MSFQPLHFYQTGTFTIGNRLLDEEDRTVQSDIRRTNSLNSGHRACQGCGEALGARFAIDAAMNAARGRLIAANATGCLEVFSTPYPETSWQIPWIHSLFGNTAAVATGIAAAIKVKRQKGEMADVRVVAQGGDGGTTDIGFGCLSGMFERNDDVLYICYDNGGYMNTGVQRSSATPPAARTATTMPVGPEPGNVFGQGKFVPAIAMAHEIPYVATATVAGLHDLEYKVTKAMGMRGARYIHILVPCPLGWGAASQDTIKLARLAKETGIFPVFEAEHGEVTGVLKIRRQQPVEEYLRLQKRYAHLFGKAPAVATIARLQAAADKNIRKYGLLDQEAN